The Vicia villosa cultivar HV-30 ecotype Madison, WI linkage group LG1, Vvil1.0, whole genome shotgun sequence genome includes a region encoding these proteins:
- the LOC131643974 gene encoding pto-interacting protein 1-like, with the protein MSCFSCCQEDDIHKVAESGGPYIVKNPAGNDGNYHASESTKPGAQTVKVQPIEVPEIQADELKEVTDNFGQDSLIGEGSYGRVYYGVLKNGQAAAIKKLDASKQPDEEFLAQVSMVSRLKHDNFVQLLGYCVDGNNRILAYEFASNGSLHDILHGRKGVKGAQPGPVLTWAQRVKIAVGAARGLEYLHEKADPHIIHRDIKSSNVLIFEDDVAKIADFDLSNQAPDMAARLHSTRVLGTFGYHAPEYAMTGQLNAKSDVYSFGVVLLELLTGRKPVDHTLPRGQQSLVTWATPKLSEDKVRQCVDTRLGGEYPPKAVAKMAAVAALCVQYEADFRPNMSIVVKALQPLLTARAGPAGETAN; encoded by the exons ATGAGTTGTTTCAGCTGTTGCCAAGAGGATGATATCCACAAGGTTGCTGAGAGTGGTGGACCATATATTGTAAAAAATCCAGCAG GGAATGATGGAAATTACCATGCTTCCGAGTCTACAAAACCGGGAGCTCAGACTGTTAAAGTGCAGCCCATTGAAGTTCCAGAGATACAGGCCGATGAACTTAAAGAAGTTACTGATAACTTTGGACAAGATTCTCTGATTGGAGAGGGATCATATGGAAGAGTTTATTATGGAGTTCTTAAGAATGGCCAGGCTGCAGCAATCAAGAAGTTAGATGCCAGTAAACAGCCTGATGAGGAATTCTTGGCCCAG GTTTCTATGGTATCAAGGCTGAAACATGATAATTTTGTCCAATTGCTTGGATACTGCGTTGATGGAAACAACCGTATTCTTGCTTATGAGTTTGCATCTAATGGTTCTCTTCACGACATTTTACATG GCAGAAAAGGGGTTAAAGGAGCACAACCCGGTCCAGTTTTGACATGGGCACAAAGAGTGAAAATTGCTGTAGGGGCTGCAAGAGGGCTTGAATACTTGCATGAGAAGGCTGATCCCCATATTATTCATCGGGACATCAAGTCAAGCAATGTGCTAATCTTTGAAGATgatgttgcaaaaattgcagatTTTGATTTGTCAAATCAGGCTCCAGACATGGCCGCACGTCTTCATTCCACTCGTGTCCTTGGAACCTTTGGTTATCATGCACCTGA ATATGCAATGACTGGACAATTAAATGCTAAGAGTGATGTGTACAGTTTTGGTGTTGTCCTTTTGGAACTTTTGACCGGAAGAAAACCTGTTGATCATACACTACCACGTGGACAGCAGAGTCTGGTTACTTGG GCTACACCAAAACTCAGTGAGGATAAAGTCAGACAGTGTGTTGATACAAGACTAGGAGGAGAATACCCACCAAAAGCTGTTGCTAAG ATGGCTGCTGTTGCTGCATTGTGTGTGCAATATGAAGCTGATTTCAGACCTAACATGAGCATTGTAGTCAAAGCTCTTCAACCTTTGTTGACTGCCCGAGCTGGACCTGCTGGCGAAACAGCAAATTAA